Below is a window of Clostridiales bacterium DNA.
AGGAGATACGGCAAATTATCAGGCGGACAAAAACGAAAAGCCGACATAGCAAGAGCCATAATCAATCGCCCTAAGATTTTGTTTTTGGATGAGCCGACTACGGGCTTAGACCCCGCCACTCGCATCATAGTTTGGGAAATCATAGATTTTCTAAGGAAAAACGAAAATATGACCATATATTTGACTACGCATTATATGGAAGAAGCCGACAAAGCCGATAATATAGCGATAATAGAGCAAGGCAAAATTATAATTCAAGGCACGCCCAATCAGCTAAAAGAAAAATATAGTTCTAATATTTTAAAAGTTATGCCCAAAAACGGCAAAGCGGAATTAAAAGAAAAATTAAG
It encodes the following:
- a CDS encoding ATP-binding cassette domain-containing protein, translating into RRYGKLSGGQKRKADIARAIINRPKILFLDEPTTGLDPATRIIVWEIIDFLRKNENMTIYLTTHYMEEADKADNIAIIEQGKIIIQGTPNQLKEKYSSNILKVMPKNGKAELKEKLSDLDLQFEFKVDQFIIKIQDSMDALRILQNIQDYIKNFEVLKGNMDSVFLNVTGQSLIGGGNERS